Proteins co-encoded in one Acidobacteriota bacterium genomic window:
- a CDS encoding serine/threonine-protein kinase: MHVRPFERPAEIARKPVAKEQCHIHVQRPAGNAFAHNPGVVHRDIRPSNIVLSPEGKVKLTDFGLALEVAAASDVADDDLPLSGSPAYMAPEQVASERVDGRTDIYALGIVTYELLTGSPPFVGRLHEIRELQRTTPVPSPRSKDSRVPEDLEELVRRATAKAPEDRFQSCEEIVRLLAEVQEVETGPLGLAVKTVTFVYKPSLEATVSHLIENLQERADEIDDLEVR; encoded by the coding sequence CTGCATGTCCGCCCATTTGAGCGGCCCGCCGAAATAGCGCGGAAACCCGTAGCCAAAGAGCAGTGTCATATCCACGTCCAGCGGCCTGCGGGCAATGCCTTCGCCCACAACCCTGGCGTCGTGCACCGTGACATCCGGCCGTCGAACATCGTGCTGAGCCCGGAAGGCAAGGTCAAGCTGACCGACTTCGGCCTGGCGCTCGAGGTGGCCGCAGCGTCCGATGTGGCGGACGACGATCTGCCGCTTTCCGGTTCTCCCGCCTACATGGCGCCGGAGCAGGTCGCCAGCGAGCGCGTCGATGGCCGGACCGACATCTACGCCCTCGGTATCGTGACCTACGAATTGCTCACCGGCTCGCCCCCCTTCGTCGGCCGCTTGCACGAGATCCGCGAGCTACAGCGGACGACCCCGGTGCCCTCGCCGCGGTCCAAGGACTCGCGGGTACCGGAAGATCTCGAAGAGCTGGTGCGGCGCGCCACGGCCAAAGCGCCCGAAGACCGCTTCCAGAGCTGCGAGGAGATCGTCCGCCTCCTGGCCGAGGTGCAGGAGGTCGAGACCGGTCCCCTCGGGCTGGCAGTGAAGACGGTGACCTTTGTCTACAAGCCGTCGCTCGAGGCCACTGTCTCCCACCTGATCGAGAACCTTCAGGAGCGCGCCGACGAGATCGACGATCTCGAGGTCAGGTAG